A genomic window from Streptomyces brevispora includes:
- a CDS encoding serine/threonine-protein kinase has translation MARNIGSRYTAHQILGRGSAGTVWLGDGPEGPVAIKLLREDLASDQELVGRFVQERTALLGLDHPHIVAVRDLVVDGNDLALVMNLVRGTDLRTRLDRERRLAPEAAVAIVADVADGLAAAHAAGVVHRDVKPENILLDMEGPLGPGNSHPALLTDFGVAKLIDTPRRTKATKIIGTPDYLAPEIVEGLPPRAAVDIYALATVLYELLAGFTPFGGGHPGAVLRRHVTETVVPLPGIPEELWQLLVQCLAKAPASRLRASELAARLREQLPQLAGIPPLDVDEPDGEPEPQPHGQAYDEQQYTPAAEEPRRRGAVPLVPGSSPDSNRDTHTSMRVPAPDELSGGPRGTARAPRAPGRPRPGSARNKSAAIRKRRLTLGAVALVLIAGLGIGGWLAMSGDDAGATPQDTRNSAPGAP, from the coding sequence TTGGCACGGAATATCGGCAGCCGGTACACCGCCCACCAGATCCTGGGGCGCGGCAGCGCCGGCACGGTGTGGCTCGGCGACGGACCCGAGGGGCCCGTCGCGATCAAACTGCTCCGCGAGGACCTCGCGTCCGACCAGGAACTCGTGGGCCGGTTCGTCCAGGAGCGCACCGCGCTGCTCGGACTCGACCATCCGCACATCGTCGCCGTCCGCGACCTCGTGGTGGACGGCAACGACCTGGCCCTGGTCATGAACCTGGTCCGCGGCACGGATCTGCGCACCCGGCTCGACCGCGAGCGCAGGCTGGCGCCGGAGGCCGCCGTCGCGATAGTCGCGGACGTCGCGGACGGACTCGCCGCGGCGCACGCCGCCGGGGTGGTCCACCGCGACGTCAAGCCGGAGAACATCCTGCTCGACATGGAGGGCCCGCTCGGGCCCGGCAACTCCCACCCCGCGCTGCTCACCGACTTCGGTGTGGCCAAGCTGATCGACACCCCGCGCCGCACCAAGGCCACCAAGATCATCGGAACGCCGGACTACCTGGCCCCCGAGATCGTCGAGGGCCTCCCGCCGCGCGCGGCCGTCGACATCTACGCCCTCGCGACGGTGCTGTACGAGCTCCTCGCGGGCTTCACGCCCTTCGGCGGCGGCCACCCCGGCGCGGTCCTGCGCCGCCATGTCACCGAGACGGTCGTCCCGCTCCCCGGCATCCCCGAGGAGCTCTGGCAGTTGCTGGTCCAGTGCCTGGCCAAGGCCCCCGCGTCCCGGCTGCGCGCCTCCGAACTGGCGGCCCGGCTGCGTGAGCAGCTCCCGCAGCTGGCCGGCATCCCGCCGCTGGACGTGGACGAGCCGGACGGCGAGCCGGAGCCCCAGCCGCACGGGCAGGCCTACGACGAGCAGCAGTACACCCCGGCGGCCGAGGAGCCCCGCCGCCGCGGCGCGGTCCCGCTGGTCCCCGGCTCGTCCCCCGACTCCAACCGCGACACCCACACGAGCATGCGCGTCCCGGCCCCCGACGAGCTGTCCGGCGGTCCCCGGGGCACCGCCCGCGCCCCGCGCGCCCCCGGCCGGCCCCGCCCCGGCTCGGCGCGCAACAAGTCGGCGGCCATCCGCAAGCGCCGCCTCACCCTGGGCGCGGTGGCCCTGGTACTGATCGCCGGACTCGGCATCGGCGGCTGGCTGGCGATGAGCGGCGACGACGCGGGCGCGACCCCGCAGGACACCAGGAACTCCGCCCCCGGCGCCCCCTGA